From the Polyangia bacterium genome, one window contains:
- the gyrB gene encoding DNA topoisomerase (ATP-hydrolyzing) subunit B: MTSPVVPPGGTENGESVAPPPSAASDYNEESIQVLKGLEAVRKRPGMYIGDTDDGTGLHHMVHEVVDNSVDEALAGYCDRIDVTIHFDGSVSVEDNGRGIPVGEHPTEKRATAEVVMTVLHAGGKFNHSNYKVSGGLHGVGVSVVNALSEWLKLEIKREGKTYYQEYRRGDPVTALTAIGVSEKTGTKVTFKPDSQIFKGTEYSFELLSQRLRELSYLNRGLTISVRDERSDKSHEFRFAGGIVEFVADLNGSKIAIHDKPIAIAGEVDGTQVDIALQWNDSYQEAVYCFTNNIKNKDGGTHLTGFRAALTRTVNAYAQAANLLKDLKSGLGGDDISEGLTAIVSIKHPDPKFSNQPKDKLVSSEVKGIVERVVNEKLGRFLEEHPREAKQIIEKAVLAARARDAARKAREMVQRKGALDSSSLPGKLADCQERDPALCELYIVEGDSAGGSAKQGRNRKDQAILPLRGKILNVEKARLEKMLSSQEIVTLITALGCGVEQEKDVDKIRYHRIIIMTDADVDGSHIRTLLLTFFYRHFREIVDRGYLYIAQPPLYRVKRAKKELYLKNEQALEDYLLDSAAENLKLLRPDGGPALEGEALREMAKQAGKYKRLLSVVDRKCDARIVDAIVKSAHLAKGDLRDQMVVARALARLQQYFDKFAPELSDAVLKVAPDTEHGGFKIVAPARAAGVRKPTTIDFEFMDSPEFADLTAIYAKLAILGEPPYALENGGDRIEFQRLEELVDRVNELGKKGLQIQRYKGLGEMNPEQLWETTMDPARRTLLQVRVQDAYEADSLFSTLMGDLVEPRRAFIETNALNVRNLDV, translated from the coding sequence ATGACCAGCCCGGTCGTGCCCCCGGGCGGCACAGAGAATGGGGAGAGCGTAGCTCCCCCTCCATCTGCCGCCAGCGACTATAACGAAGAGAGCATCCAGGTCCTCAAAGGCCTCGAGGCCGTGCGCAAGCGGCCCGGCATGTACATTGGCGATACCGATGACGGCACCGGCCTTCACCACATGGTGCACGAGGTGGTGGACAACTCCGTCGACGAAGCGCTGGCTGGTTACTGCGATCGCATCGACGTGACGATCCACTTCGACGGCTCGGTGTCGGTGGAAGACAACGGACGCGGCATCCCGGTCGGCGAACACCCGACGGAGAAACGTGCCACCGCCGAGGTGGTGATGACCGTCTTGCACGCCGGCGGCAAGTTCAACCATTCGAACTACAAGGTCTCTGGTGGTCTGCACGGCGTCGGCGTCTCGGTGGTCAATGCGCTCTCCGAATGGTTGAAGCTTGAGATCAAGCGTGAGGGAAAGACGTATTACCAAGAGTATCGGCGCGGCGATCCGGTCACCGCTCTCACCGCCATTGGCGTCTCCGAAAAGACCGGCACCAAGGTGACGTTCAAGCCCGACTCGCAGATCTTCAAAGGCACCGAGTACAGTTTTGAATTGCTGTCGCAGCGCCTGCGCGAGCTTTCGTATTTGAACCGCGGACTCACCATCAGCGTGCGCGACGAGCGTTCAGACAAGTCACACGAATTCCGTTTTGCCGGCGGCATCGTCGAGTTCGTCGCCGATCTCAACGGTTCGAAGATCGCCATCCATGACAAGCCGATCGCCATCGCCGGCGAAGTGGACGGCACGCAGGTAGACATCGCCTTGCAATGGAACGATTCGTACCAGGAAGCGGTCTACTGCTTCACCAATAACATCAAGAACAAGGACGGCGGCACGCACCTTACCGGTTTTCGCGCGGCGCTGACCCGCACGGTGAACGCCTACGCGCAGGCGGCCAACTTGTTGAAGGATCTCAAGAGCGGCCTTGGCGGTGACGACATCAGCGAAGGCCTCACCGCCATCGTCTCGATCAAGCATCCCGATCCAAAGTTCAGCAATCAGCCCAAAGACAAGCTGGTATCGTCGGAGGTCAAAGGGATCGTCGAGCGGGTGGTGAACGAAAAACTCGGTCGTTTCCTGGAAGAGCACCCGCGCGAGGCCAAGCAGATCATCGAGAAGGCCGTGTTGGCGGCCCGCGCCCGCGATGCCGCCCGCAAGGCGCGCGAGATGGTGCAGCGCAAAGGGGCCTTGGACTCATCGTCGCTGCCCGGCAAGCTGGCCGACTGTCAGGAACGCGATCCTGCCCTCTGCGAGCTTTATATCGTCGAGGGCGACAGCGCCGGCGGCTCAGCCAAGCAAGGGCGTAACCGCAAGGACCAGGCGATTCTTCCGTTGCGCGGAAAGATCCTCAACGTCGAGAAGGCGCGCCTCGAGAAGATGCTCTCCTCGCAGGAGATCGTCACGCTGATCACCGCGCTTGGATGTGGGGTCGAGCAAGAGAAAGACGTCGACAAGATCCGCTACCACCGGATCATCATCATGACCGACGCCGACGTCGACGGAAGCCACATCCGCACGTTGTTGCTGACCTTCTTTTACCGCCATTTCCGGGAGATCGTCGATCGCGGCTACCTCTACATCGCGCAGCCGCCGCTTTATCGGGTCAAGCGTGCGAAGAAGGAGCTGTATCTGAAAAACGAGCAGGCGCTGGAGGATTACCTGCTCGACAGCGCGGCGGAAAATTTGAAGCTGCTCAGACCCGATGGTGGCCCAGCGCTAGAAGGCGAGGCGCTGCGCGAGATGGCCAAACAGGCGGGCAAATACAAACGGCTTCTCAGCGTGGTCGATCGAAAGTGCGACGCGCGCATCGTCGATGCCATCGTCAAATCGGCGCATCTGGCGAAGGGGGATCTGCGTGATCAGATGGTGGTGGCACGCGCCCTCGCCCGCCTGCAGCAGTACTTCGACAAGTTCGCGCCCGAGCTGTCCGACGCCGTCTTGAAGGTGGCCCCTGACACCGAGCACGGTGGTTTCAAGATCGTCGCGCCGGCCCGCGCCGCTGGTGTGCGCAAGCCGACAACTATTGATTTCGAGTTCATGGACTCGCCGGAGTTTGCCGACCTGACGGCTATCTACGCCAAGCTGGCCATCCTGGGTGAGCCGCCTTACGCGCTGGAGAACGGCGGCGATCGGATCGAGTTTCAGCGCCTGGAAGAGCTGGTCGATCGGGTGAACGAGCTCGGCAAGAAAGGCTTGCAGATTCAGCGCTACAAAGGTCTGGGTGAAATGAACCCCGAGCAGTTGTGGGAGACCACCATGGATCCGGCGCGCCGGACGCTGCTGCAGGTGCGTGTGCAAGACGCTTACGAGGCCGACAGCCTCTTCTCCACGCTGATGGGCGATTTGGTGGAGCCCCGGCGCGCCTTCATCGAGACCAACGCGCTGAACGTCCGCAATCTGGACGTCTGA
- a CDS encoding CarD family transcriptional regulator — translation MEPTFRVGDLAVYPAHGVAQIVGIETREISSNKQTFYILKILENGMKIMIPTRNAGAVGLRELIRADEVDEVFEILKSREVAVEGQTWNRRYREYMEKIKTGSVFEIAEVLRDLQRLKGDKELSFGERKMLDTARTLLIKEIAVATKSKEVKIEEKLDRIFAC, via the coding sequence ATGGAGCCGACTTTCCGAGTGGGAGATCTGGCCGTGTATCCGGCCCATGGGGTAGCACAGATTGTCGGTATTGAGACGCGGGAGATCTCTTCGAACAAACAGACTTTTTACATCCTCAAGATTCTCGAGAACGGGATGAAGATCATGATCCCGACGCGCAACGCTGGGGCCGTCGGCCTGCGTGAGCTGATCCGCGCCGACGAGGTCGACGAGGTCTTCGAGATCCTGAAAAGCCGAGAAGTGGCGGTGGAAGGGCAGACCTGGAACCGCCGCTACCGCGAATACATGGAAAAGATCAAGACCGGCTCGGTCTTCGAGATTGCCGAGGTACTTCGCGATCTGCAGCGCCTCAAAGGCGACAAGGAGCTGTCGTTCGGCGAGCGCAAGATGCTGGACACAGCGCGCACGCTGCTGATCAAAGAGATCGCCGTTGCCACGAAGTCCAAGGAAGTGAAGATCGAGGAAAAGCTCGATCGGATCTTTGCCTGTTAA
- a CDS encoding leucyl aminopeptidase encodes MEISFSAADPLLQPLSLLALVFHQEATADDPTLAAADRALDGSLRRAILEERFRGRAGQTLLVHTQGRLAAERLMLIGLGKRSSSQPADMRPAAGRAARAAASVGASKGGLVLLPVAADPEDEPSFSDIQALAEGALLGAYRFDKYLSGDNRPPEPLAALLIFSRTAANNKYCAAAARTLARAQETARAVAMARDLVNEPAAVMTPTRMAETARELAHAAGLEFTVLGPTECRERGMGLFLAVSQGSDEEPRFIHLAWKPAAPRKRIVLVGKGVTFDSGGLSLKTNDGMLDMKVDMAGAAAVLSAIGAVAREKLPVEVHALAACTENMPSGRSYKLGDVLRSMAGKTVEINNTDAEGRLTLADALTYGLALKPDIVIDFATLTGACVVALGQHTAGVMSNNEALSVAWLNAARAAGEEMWPLPLPGRLSEQLKSEIADMKNTGERWGGALTAGHFLKEFVGETPWVHVDIAGPASADKEFGHIGKGGTGFAVASILRFIRDAAGGER; translated from the coding sequence ATGGAGATCTCATTTTCAGCCGCTGATCCGTTGCTGCAGCCGCTTTCGCTTTTGGCCCTTGTTTTTCACCAAGAGGCGACGGCAGACGATCCGACGCTGGCGGCCGCCGACCGAGCGCTGGACGGCAGCCTCCGGCGGGCGATTCTCGAAGAGCGATTTCGCGGCCGAGCAGGACAGACCTTGCTGGTTCACACGCAAGGACGACTGGCCGCCGAGCGGCTGATGTTGATCGGACTCGGTAAGCGTTCCTCGTCGCAGCCGGCCGACATGCGGCCCGCTGCCGGCCGCGCCGCCCGCGCGGCCGCGTCCGTCGGCGCCAGCAAAGGCGGTCTGGTTCTCCTGCCGGTCGCGGCCGACCCCGAAGACGAACCGTCATTTTCAGACATCCAGGCACTGGCCGAGGGCGCTTTGCTGGGTGCCTATCGCTTCGACAAATACCTCTCCGGCGACAATCGCCCACCTGAACCACTCGCCGCGCTGCTAATTTTTTCCCGGACCGCCGCCAACAACAAATATTGCGCCGCTGCCGCCCGGACCCTCGCTCGGGCTCAGGAGACGGCGCGTGCGGTGGCTATGGCCCGCGATCTGGTCAACGAACCCGCCGCGGTGATGACGCCGACACGCATGGCGGAGACGGCGCGCGAACTGGCGCACGCTGCTGGTTTGGAGTTCACAGTCTTGGGCCCCACCGAGTGCCGGGAGCGCGGAATGGGCCTTTTCCTCGCTGTTTCTCAAGGCAGTGACGAAGAGCCGCGCTTCATTCATTTGGCCTGGAAACCGGCGGCACCGCGTAAGCGGATCGTTTTGGTTGGCAAGGGCGTGACCTTCGATTCGGGCGGGCTGTCGTTGAAGACCAACGACGGCATGTTGGATATGAAGGTCGACATGGCGGGCGCCGCCGCTGTGCTGAGCGCGATCGGCGCTGTTGCCCGCGAGAAATTGCCGGTGGAGGTCCATGCTTTGGCCGCATGCACCGAGAACATGCCTTCCGGACGATCCTACAAATTGGGCGACGTGCTCCGCTCGATGGCCGGCAAGACCGTGGAGATCAACAACACCGACGCTGAGGGCCGCCTAACTTTGGCCGATGCTCTGACGTACGGCTTGGCCCTGAAGCCGGACATTGTCATCGACTTTGCCACCTTGACTGGCGCTTGCGTGGTGGCGCTGGGCCAGCACACCGCCGGCGTGATGAGCAACAACGAAGCCTTGTCAGTGGCCTGGCTGAATGCCGCGCGTGCCGCCGGTGAAGAGATGTGGCCGCTGCCCTTGCCCGGCCGTCTGTCCGAGCAGCTGAAATCGGAGATCGCCGACATGAAGAACACCGGCGAGCGCTGGGGCGGCGCCCTGACCGCCGGTCATTTTCTCAAAGAGTTCGTCGGCGAGACGCCGTGGGTCCATGTGGACATCGCCGGTCCGGCGAGCGCCGACAAAGAGTTCGGTCATATCGGAAAAGGCGGCACGGGGTTCGCCGTGGCGTCGATCCTGCGATTCATCCGCGACGCCGCCGGCGGTGAGCGATGA
- the jag gene encoding RNA-binding cell elongation regulator Jag/EloR has protein sequence MSENHQLADKRENAARILREILDRMGIDAEVSAFDDGERVILDAHGQESGLVIGKKGATLDALQYLINRIVSKKPGDGPGIVVDAEGYRGRREDSLTDLAQRLAEKAIKSGRPVPVEPMSPHDRRIIHVALKEHGGVTTESEGEGLFRRVVIFPKGRASES, from the coding sequence ATGTCCGAGAACCATCAGCTGGCTGACAAGCGGGAAAATGCCGCCCGGATCTTGCGCGAGATTTTGGATCGAATGGGAATCGATGCCGAGGTCAGCGCCTTCGACGATGGCGAGCGGGTAATCTTAGACGCGCATGGCCAGGAATCTGGATTGGTGATCGGGAAAAAGGGAGCCACCCTTGATGCTCTTCAATATTTGATCAACCGGATAGTCAGCAAGAAGCCGGGCGACGGCCCAGGCATCGTCGTCGATGCGGAAGGATACCGGGGTCGACGCGAGGATTCGCTGACCGATCTGGCTCAGCGGCTGGCCGAAAAGGCGATCAAGAGCGGGCGTCCGGTCCCCGTCGAGCCGATGAGTCCGCATGACCGGCGGATCATTCATGTGGCGCTGAAGGAACATGGAGGCGTCACAACCGAATCGGAAGGGGAAGGACTCTTTCGCCGGGTAGTGATTTTTCCGAAGGGCCGCGCCTCAGAGAGCTGA
- the bioD gene encoding dethiobiotin synthase, giving the protein MSIDLSLQPGLFVVGTDTGVGKTAVACALARIAHRSGKTFVPFKPVETGCSPDPADARALWLAADQPVPVEQVVRYTFPLPAAPSVAATAAGITVDILSIVDRAASLRSQGAGLLVEGAGGLLVPFAGTSTTVDIALCLALPLLLVGRAALGTINHCCLATNEIRRRGLALAGIILVETSPGSHDPKLDNLRQIELISGVRPLGVLPFVTDPSPDRLADALLAALGAYRVARLLGDRSAL; this is encoded by the coding sequence GTGAGTATCGATCTTTCTCTCCAGCCCGGACTGTTTGTCGTCGGCACCGACACTGGCGTCGGCAAGACGGCCGTCGCCTGCGCCCTGGCCCGAATCGCCCATCGATCGGGCAAGACTTTTGTGCCTTTCAAGCCAGTCGAGACCGGCTGCTCTCCCGACCCAGCCGACGCGCGGGCGCTATGGCTGGCCGCGGATCAGCCCGTGCCCGTCGAGCAAGTCGTCCGCTATACCTTTCCTTTGCCTGCCGCTCCTTCCGTCGCCGCAACCGCCGCGGGTATTACCGTCGATATCCTTTCGATAGTCGACAGAGCTGCCTCGTTGCGAAGCCAAGGAGCCGGGTTGCTCGTCGAAGGCGCGGGCGGCCTTTTGGTGCCTTTTGCTGGGACGTCCACCACTGTGGATATCGCTCTGTGCCTGGCCCTTCCGCTTCTTTTGGTGGGCCGCGCAGCCCTGGGAACCATCAACCATTGTTGTCTGGCCACTAACGAAATCCGCCGCCGCGGCTTGGCTTTGGCGGGAATCATCCTGGTCGAGACCAGCCCTGGCTCTCACGATCCGAAGCTGGACAACCTCCGGCAAATCGAACTCATCTCCGGCGTTCGACCGCTGGGCGTCTTGCCCTTTGTCACCGACCCTTCTCCCGATCGATTGGCCGACGCCTTGCTGGCGGCCTTGGGCGCTTATCGCGTTGCGAGGCTGCTCGGCGACCGCTCAGCTCTCTGA